CTGTAGGTGTCAGACTTCAATGAAAAGATTCCCTCCATCACATATTCAGGTGACATGTAACCACTGTTTGAAAGATTTAACAATTAAGCTAAGCTTGTGTACGTAGTTTGAGTATGATTCAAGCatataaataagaagaagaaaatcagTCATAAACACCGAATGATGCGCTTGGTCCAAATTGAACCTTTTATTATGCAATGCCTATGTTATACTCCAAATTTTCTTAAAGTGATTCACGTTTACTTGGTTAGTTCTTTGGTCCCATCCGACTCTGAAAAAAATGTTAGGAGATGAGGGAAATACTATCATATTATAACTTGCAAAATCCCTTAAAGTAAGATTTATGCCATGTGTAAAATGATAATAAAGAAAAAATAATGTAGTCTTTTGTACAAAGGACATTCTTTGGCTGATTTTTTTAGGTTCCGAACGACATCCATGCAATCAAAAATTGTTCCGTTTTGTTTCTAAATCTTCAAATGTTCAAAGGTACCCTATATAACTAGGTTAATTTGGAAGGTGAGTTAATGTTtccccaaaataaaagaagaatcaCATGTGTGGAGAAAGCAATAGGGTAAGAACAAAAATCGACAACTAACATGATTATTTTTATTTCATAAAAACATGAAGATGATGAATTTATCTTGTCGGTTTTgcacaaaaatataaataaataaaaaatcaacTCATTTTTGCAGGTTATCATTTCATTGAAATAAATATAATTGTAGACGATCTACAAATAATGAATACATACCTACTTTTTCAAAACAACGTTAGGGTTCACACAAAACATTAAAAAGTTCATGGCTTAATATTGATAGTTGTGTAGTTCAGGATTCGAGGTAAATCAACCAAAACAGTTGGGGCGAGTTGAAGATAGACTGTTCTATTAAAAATGATGAGATCAAGGCCACTGTGAGAGGTACTTACTATGTCCCAACTACATGTTTGGTACGCTCGTGTTGCTCATTGCCTCCAAAGATCCTTGCCATTCCAAAATCTGCTATCTTTGGGTTCATCTCTGAGTCTAGCAGGATGTTGCTCGGCTTGAGGTCTTGATGAATTATCGTCATTCTCGAATCTTAGTGTAGATATAGTAATCCTCTAGCTACCCCTTTGATTATGCTAAATCTTCTTGGCCAATTGAGTGTAGATTTTCTTTCATTATCTGTCAAAGTATAGATCATATACGGAGCCATTCATGCAAGTATATATGTTTGTTTAGTTGATTCAAATTTAGTTTCTATAGTAGTATGCAAGAACGTACCAAAAAGGAATTTGTCTAGACGTTTGTTGGGTAGGTATTCGTATATAAGCAACTTCTCATCCTCATGAATACAATATCCAAGGAGTCTAACAAGATTCTTGTGCTGTAGTTTGGCAATAAGAACAGCTTCATTTCTGAAATGCTCTATTCCCTGCTCAGATCCCTTGCTATAAGCCTTTTAATAGCAACTTCCTTGCCATCTTGCATTGTCCCCTGCAAGATTCTCATCATTATTGATTTTACCAGGAGGAAATTAAAAACAATTTTGAATCTTTATTTAGATCTTAAGGTAAACATTTTATATGCAACCTTATAAACTTTCCCAAAACCTCCTTTTCCAAGCATGTTGGTGTCATGGAAACCATTCGTTGCAGCAGCAATGTCTTCGAACGTTATCCGCGGAAATTCTAGACTTTGATCCCAAACTTCTTGTGAAGGTCTCAAATGTACATGCAGGGCCGATCTTTGTAGGGCTCCATTGTCTTGATGTATGCCTACAGAAAATATCAGGCATGCAAACTCAACAGTAGGACATATGAACAACCCAAAGCATATTGCAAGAGGTGTTGTCTCTTAATTTACCTCTGGGTTTGCATATACAGAAACGACATATGCATGCGAGTATCAGCAAGAATGCTATAAGTGGGAGTACAATCTTAAATACCAAATGGACACCGCTGATCTTGTTGTTGGTTCTTGCATAATTGTCCCCAGTGAAGAAAGTACAGAAATGAGTACTGGGTCAAGGCCTTTATGAAACTACTGTTTCTTTGATAGTCACGACTAGGCGTGACCTTGTACCCCTTGCAATTTAATTTTTTCAGAAAGATCTAAAGTAGTTTATCGTAAGTATCATAAGTCTTTACAAATACAACCCTATAGAAAAAGAATATTAAATCCAACCTTTTCTAGGAAATCAAGTTTTAATGTGCTAATACGATTACTTTTCCGGTGTGCGTGTAGCAATGCAACCTTTTCTCAGTGCGTACCGAAGCACTGAATGAAAAATATTTGGGTTCACCTTCCAATGCAGGGATGGACAAGAGCGATTGTTTTCAGTTCCTGATTGATAGCGTTATTACGAAAATTAGCTGATGGAAAGAAAAAATATTATATGTTGGAGCAAAGGTAATTTTGCTCAAATCTGTTTTTCAAGCGATCCCAACTTATGCCATGACTGTCTTTAAAATTCCTATTTTTTGCAAAGGAATCATTGACGCGATGTCGTAATTTTGGTGGGGTGATGAGCATAATTAGAAAAGGATGCACTGGATGGCATGGTAAAAGATGTGTGTTCCAAAAGGTTCAGAAGGAATGGGATTCTGAGATATACACCGTTTCGATCTGGCATTATTTGGCATTGTGAGCTAAACAAGCTTGGCATCTCCTGGATAATCTGGATTCACTATGTGTTACAATATTAACAGCCGATTATTTCCCGGAGGGCAACTTGACGAACGCAAGTTTAAAAAAGGGTTCCTCCTTCACTTGGAAAAGCGTTATGGCGGGAATGAAATCTCTTAGAAATGGTTATATATGGAAAGTCAAAAATGGACAAAATATCGACATATGGAGAGATGCATGGATCTCGAATTGTGCGAATAGGATAATTATTACTTCTAGACGAGGGAATCTACTGGAGAAAGTTTCTGACCTTATTGATCCAGTGAGGAACGGGTGGGATGAAGATTTGATGAGACAAAAGTTGTGGCCAATTGATGCTCAAAGAGTCCTAGCGACCCCCCTCCCTATGCATAATATGCCAGATTTAATTGCTTGGAGCTATACTAAAAACGGTTTGTTTACTGTATGATCAGCTTACTTGGAGGGACCGAAGTAGTTGTTGCCGCCGCATCTCAGCGCCTCCTTCCTCACGCACCCTGCTTTGGAGGAGTCGCCGCCGTCGGCCGGCTCGAACCCGACGAGGCACCTGCACTCCCGGACGGCCCCTTCGACCTCGCAGTAGCCGAACGGCCCGCACGCGCCGTAGACGAGGCACCCCTTGCTCGGCCGCTCGAACAGGGGCACCCACGACGACGACGACCCCTCAACCCACACGCTGAACATCACCTCGCCCGTGTGGTCGAGCTTCCAGTGCGACCTCGCCGGGGCCGAGTCGTCGGCTCTGTTGTAAGTGAAGTAGGCCACCTCTCCGTCATCGATCATCTAGGACAAGAAGGATTTGGTGAAGCTGGCGGCCGTGGCGCCGTTCCACACCCCGGCGCGCCAGTAGAGGCCCGTGCTGGTGTCGCCGCTCAAGACGAACTCGCCGGTGGACGGGTCGTCGGGGCCCTTCCACGCCACGATGCGCGCCGCTACGTGGGTCCAGCGTTTTGATTTTCGGCCGAAAAAACTAaatttcggccgaatttcggccatctcgcCTGGGCCCGGTATATGGGCCTTTCGTCCGAATTATTTGGCCCAGTTTGAATTTATTTGTCCGGCCCAGCTTCTAGGGCCTTCATGTTACGCTTCTGCTCATATAAAAGCACGAACGCAAATGTCCCAACCCTAGAATCGCTGTTTTTCCTCTCGCTCCTCCTGTGGGCGGCGCCGCCGCTGCGCACAGAACACATCCTCGCCAGCGTAGCTTCTCCGGCGTCCGGCCAACGCGCTCACTAGCCTCCCGCCTTCCTCCACATCTCCTCGCCTCCACCCCATCCAGTTCGTGCCATTCGCTGCTCCAAGACAAGGGCATGGCGCTCGGCGGCTGCGGCAACGAAGCTGATGGTGCACAAGCCAACCATGGAGGCAGTAGCACGGGGCAGCGACAGCAGCATGGAGGGCGTCCTCTTGTTTGGGAAGGTACAAGCTTTCTTGATGCGTATACATCTCAATCAAGTACGTAGATGCAGTTTCAGTTTCAGTACGTAGATGCAGTTTCAGTACTTGTGCTTCTTTAGATGAATGAGAGGCTGCAATATCATACAGGGGTAAGAAAAACTCACTCTTGATGATTTGAACAGAGTAGTGGCATCATTAATCTGAAATACACATGCATCTTGTAGTCACCAAGGATTCTGACAATGTTTTGACTTGGTATATAATCTGAAACGTACATGCATTTGGTAGTCAGAAAGGTTGCCCACGATCTGGTAATAGAAAAGTGGTTACAACCAGTGGCTTGTGCACAAAATTAAAGCTTTTATTATCACATCCAACCACTGGCTTGTATATTTGCAGAAGCATCCCATGTTTGAATCGATCATTTATTTAGATCTACAACGCGTCCAATATAAACTTCAGTTGTGTTTGTGTATTTAACTAAGTAGTTGTTGACCACTGATTAATTTCAATGTCCAGCGGTACTAGAGCATCAGCttgtatataaattatttattccTTAGTATCTAAACTAGATAATCTGTCTGTACTGTTTTTGTTCCTCATTCATATCAGGACACCCTAGTAAGAAAGGTTTGCTTTCTTAGCTGTCTACTCTTTATAACTGACCGTCGTTCTTTTGTCATGTGATTTTCAGGTAATGGAACTGCAAATAGGAGTGGCAGCGGCGACCAGGATGCAAATGGAAGTGGTTCCCAAAGACCTTGGAAAGGTATTACTATGCTTTGCTTGGTCACACGATGCTATTGGAACCATGATCTTTATTTGCTAGGTTCAATTAAACTGATGTTTGTAACCTTGCAATGCAGGACTTAAAGACAATAACTTATATGATCCTTGGAACCATGCATGGCCGTATTATGGGGGTTTTGATTGCACGTACTGCAGCCTAAAGCACAAAGGTGGAGGTGCAACCCGTGTCGCGGAGCACCTTGGTGGTATTGTAGGTAATGTGAGGAGCTGTCCCAATGTGCCAAGAAATGTGAGAGATGCAATGAGAGAGTGCCGGGATGAATCAAGGAGGAAGAAAAGAGACAAACAAAATAGCAGGCTGAGAATTGAAAGAAATATTATGGAAGGGTTGTATAAAAAAGGAGGGGTGGTTAACGTaccagatgatgatgaagaagaaattCAGATGAATATTAGAGAAGCATTGCGTGACCCGAATGTCTCTCGCAGAATTGAAAGGAGAATTGGCAAGGGGGGTGTGGGTGATGTGCATGTTTCTGTTGGTAAAAGGAGTATCAGCGCCTATTTTGACAGGCAATTATCTAGCAACAAAGTATCTATGCAGCCCAAGATCAGTAGTGCTTTGGATCCTAATTCAAGAGATGCACTTGGTCTAGCTTGGTCCAAGTTTTTTCATGCCAATGATATTGCTGGACGTAAAGCTGATTGCCCATACTTTCGAGCTGCTGTGAAGATCACTCAACAATTAGGGCCTATTCCTATACCAACCGCGAAGGAGATTGATGGGCCATATTTGGAGGCCAACTATGATGAAGCTAATTCGTttcttcaaaaattcaaacaaGACTGGAAGAACTTTGGTGTGACTCTTATGTGCGATTCTTGGACTGGTCCTACAGGAATGAGCATCATAAACTTCATGGTGTATTGTAATGCACGAATGTTCTTCCTCAATACCATTGATGCATCCGGACAAACTCAGAATTCAGGTtacttcttccttctcttcttagCACTTTACTTGCTTCTTGAATAATTGGATCTGTCCTACAATTGTCTTATGTTCTTAAAATATTTGCTTTGTTCTAATTAGGTATGTACATATGTTATTACAATATTGTTCTTGAATACTTGGATCTGTCCTATAGTTGTTTTATGTTCTCAATGCCTTGTTCTCATTAGGTATATATGCATTTTACGTATGTTATTACAATATTGTTCTTGAATACTTGGATCTGTCCTATAGTTGTTTTATGTTCTTAATGGCTTGTTCTCATTAGGTATATATGCATTTTACGTAATTTTGCAGACTTTATCTATAGAGAGATTGAAGGCGTCTTATGTTGGTTCAAAGGGTAATAACAAGAAAAGAAAGAGGAATGATGATGATGAGAATGAGTTTCTTGAAACTGAGAGTGAGGATGATGAAGAAGAGAATGAATATGTTGATAATGACATCGAGGATGATGATGGGGTgagtgaggatgatgaggatggtgaACAAGATCAGCTAGAGACAcaaatgcaacttgaagaagagACACAAGTACAAGTTCAAAAGGAGGCACCAACAAGCACTGGCCATTTGGAGACTAGATCTGGACGACTTATTAGGAAGAAGACCAAGAACGTCAACAGCCTCT
The window above is part of the Triticum aestivum cultivar Chinese Spring chromosome 2A, IWGSC CS RefSeq v2.1, whole genome shotgun sequence genome. Proteins encoded here:
- the LOC123190913 gene encoding uncharacterized protein isoform X2; translation: MALGGCGNEADGAQANHGGSSTGQRQQHGGRPLVWEGNGTANRSGSGDQDANGSGSQRPWKGLKDNNLYDPWNHAWPYYGGFDCTYCSLKHKGGGATRVAEHLGGIVGNVRSCPNVPRNVRDAMRECRDESRRKKRDKQNSRLRIERNIMEGLYKKGGVVNVPDDDEEEIQMNIREALRDPNVSRRIERRIGKGGVGDVHVSVGKRSISAYFDRQLSSNKVSMQPKISSALDPNSRDALGLAWSKFFHANDIAGRKADCPYFRAAVKITQQLGPIPIPTAKEIDGPYLEANYDEANSFLQKFKQDWKNFGVTLMCDSWTGPTGMSIINFMVYCNARMFFLNTIDASGQTQNSEMAREQRISRSFWMLGSLELMLQIS
- the LOC123190913 gene encoding uncharacterized protein isoform X1 — translated: MALGGCGNEADGAQANHGGSSTGQRQQHGGRPLVWEGNGTANRSGSGDQDANGSGSQRPWKGLKDNNLYDPWNHAWPYYGGFDCTYCSLKHKGGGATRVAEHLGGIVGNVRSCPNVPRNVRDAMRECRDESRRKKRDKQNSRLRIERNIMEGLYKKGGVVNVPDDDEEEIQMNIREALRDPNVSRRIERRIGKGGVGDVHVSVGKRSISAYFDRQLSSNKVSMQPKISSALDPNSRDALGLAWSKFFHANDIAGRKADCPYFRAAVKITQQLGPIPIPTAKEIDGPYLEANYDEANSFLQKFKQDWKNFGVTLMCDSWTGPTGMSIINFMVYCNARMFFLNTIDASGQTQNSGMYICYYNIVLEYLDLSYSCFMFSMPCSH